A segment of the Superficieibacter sp. HKU1 genome:
TGTTAATTAAAGGTATGATAAATCCTAAAAATCCGTCGTACAGAGTTGATCTTTTCCTGCTTCTCGGTTCAGCTTCCTGATTGACGAAATAATCAAATTAACGCTGAATAAGGTGCTTAGTGAAAAGCGACTGGAGAAGGAGAGAAGGGGATGGACGCGTTTTATTCGAGCGTTGCAGGTTGTTGGGTTCGCTGGCAGTCCCTGCCGGGAAAAGGCGAGCCGGTGGTTTTTATCCACAGTCTGGGCTGTGCGTCATCGTATGAATATCCACTCGTGGTGGCCGATGCGCAGTTTGGTGGGCGGGCCGCTATTCTGATCGATTTGCCTGGAAGTGGTTATAGTGGAAAGCCTGTGGACTTCAGCTATACCACCAGCGATCAGGCTCGCGTCATCGTGGAGTTGATTAATCATCTGAATTTGCAACGCTTTTATTTATATGGTCACAGTATGGGCGGCAGTATTGCCATCGAAGTCGCTGCGCTTATCACCGATCGTATTCTGGCGCTGGCGGTATCCGAACCAAACTTCTCTGCTGGCGGCGGCATGTTTAGCCGCCACATTGCAGCGATGCCGGAAAAGACGTTTGTGGATAAAGGGTATATTGAATTAGTAGAGGGCGAGGCGTCGCCCTGGGCCGGGTCGCTACAAAGTAACGTGCCATGGGCCGTCTGGCGTGGAGCGACGAGCCTGGTCGGGGGTGTCACTCCTTCATGGCTGGAGCGGTTTCAACACTTACGCTGCCCACACACGCTTATTGTTGGCGAAAACTCTGCGCCCGATGCGGATGTCGAAACGGTGCG
Coding sequences within it:
- a CDS encoding alpha/beta hydrolase codes for the protein MDAFYSSVAGCWVRWQSLPGKGEPVVFIHSLGCASSYEYPLVVADAQFGGRAAILIDLPGSGYSGKPVDFSYTTSDQARVIVELINHLNLQRFYLYGHSMGGSIAIEVAALITDRILALAVSEPNFSAGGGMFSRHIAAMPEKTFVDKGYIELVEGEASPWAGSLQSNVPWAVWRGATSLVGGVTPSWLERFQHLRCPHTLIVGENSAPDADVETVRAMGIPVFTIENAGHCMSWENPPALARTIASVFS